One genomic segment of Panicum virgatum strain AP13 chromosome 2N, P.virgatum_v5, whole genome shotgun sequence includes these proteins:
- the LOC120658591 gene encoding protein PYRICULARIA ORYZAE RESISTANCE 21-like gives MADKISTIVLKVDLECERCYKKIRRVLCKIQDEMNIKTISFDEKSNAVTISGPFDAEKVCKKLCCKAGRVIKEMDVKGKEKDAKAKDGGGDKAKAAGKPAEKEAGKPEKAKEGKEGAKAEKKEGKGDKEPKPDKAEKGGKDEKAEAKKVKFDLADAPPAADAKPGKAMAMPPKADLGPLLEKMMAAKAGPEAPPAMVPGAAQGVAVPSIWPAPAGSVSGYGYNPGYDAPSYYGGGYGAYGCGCGGYNGYCRCGKPAAPGGYYGVPVYDSQGWYYGGGGARQPYYGQQQPCCEDPNAGCSVM, from the exons ATGGCGGACAAG ATCTCCACGATCGTCCTCAAGGTTGACCTTGAATGCGAGAGATGCTACAAGAAGATTAGAAGAGTCCTCTGCAAGATCCAAG ACGAGATGAACATCAAGACGATCTCGTTCGATGAGAAGAGCAATGCCGTGACGATCTCCGGCCCGTTCGACGCCGAGAAGGTCTGCAAGAAGCTCTGCTGCAAGGCCGGCCGGGTTATCAAGGAGATGGATGTCAAAGGCAAGGAGAAGGATGCCAAGgccaaggacggcggcggcgacaaggCGAAGGCCGCCGGCAAACCGGCCGAGAAGGAAGCCGGCAAGCCGGAGAAGGCCAAGGAAGGCAAGGAGGGCGCCAAGGCCGAGAAGAAGGAGGGCAAGGGCGACAAGGAGCCGAAGCCGGACAAGGCGGAGAAAGGCGGCAAGGACGAGAAGGCAGAGGCCAAGAAGGTCAAGTTCGACCTAGCCGACGCGCCGCCCGCGGCGGACGCGAAGCCCGGCAAGGCCATGGCGATGCCGCCCAAGGCCGACCTCGGCCCGCTCCTGGAGAAGATGATGGCGGCCAAGGCCGGGCccgaggcgccgccggcgatggTGCCGGGCGCCGCGCAGGGCGTGGCCGTGCCGTCCATCTGGCCCGCGCCGGCCGGGTCCGTCTCCGGCTACGGCTACAACCCAGGCTACGACGCGCCGTCGTACTACGGCGGCGGCTACGGCGCCtacggctgcggctgcggcgggtACAACGGGTACTGCCGGTGCGGCAAGCCGGCCGCGCCCGGCGGGTACTACGGCGTGCCGGTGTACGACAGCCAGGGGTGgtactacggcggcggcggcgcccggcagcCGTACTACGGGCAGCAGCAGCCGTGCTGCGAGGACCCCAACGCCGGGTGCAGCGTCATGTGA
- the LOC120658619 gene encoding uncharacterized protein LOC120658619 translates to MNQLSLLHRALHLPRPSPRRGHGFTAAAAARARLSSPEPAPQQQPAVRLAIASQESVEAAVAATESNKLRQEAAAGGGRTCALPTWALVGGIAAGTAAAVLLSAGAGPALALGPEGPLVEEFWDNMRRYALYVVTVSTGVAYTVLQPIVELLKNPVTALLIVAVLAGSGFLVSQVLNAMVGNSDFIYRYE, encoded by the coding sequence ATGAACCAGCTCTCTCTTCTCCACCGCGCCCTCCACCTACCTCGCCCCTCTCCCAGGCGCGGCCATGGcttcacggccgccgccgccgcccgcgctcgcCTCTCCTCCCCTGAACCCgctccgcagcagcagccagccgtGCGCCTGGCCATAGCATCTCAAGAGAGCGTCGAGGCAGCCGTGGCAGCTACGGAGAGCAATAAGCTGCGGCaggaggccgcggccggcggcggcaggacgtGCGCGCTGCCGACGTGGGCGCTCGTCGGCGGCATCGCGGCGGGCACGGCCGCGGCAGTCCTGCTctcggccggcgccggccccgCGCTGGCGCTGGGCCCCGAGGGCCCGCTGGTGGAGGAGTTCTGGGACAACATGCGGCGGTACGCGCTGTACGTGGTGACGGTGAGCACGGGGGTGGCGTACACGGTGCTGCAGCCCATCGTGGAGCTGCTCAAGAACCCCGTCACGGCGCTGCTCATCGTGGCGGTCCTCGCCGGCAGCGGGTTCCTCGTCTCGCAGGTGCTCAACGCCATGGTCGGCAACTCCGACTTCATCTACAGGTACGAGTAA
- the LOC120658520 gene encoding uncharacterized protein LOC120658520 isoform X2, producing the protein MAREDGPEFVRWREEFVSQERGSRVVHYYLDDAAGGSHLAVVGTERSLRHMLYVVSEDFRAAWGCGGGGADDAVVPAVFALKWRSRREVVDWLASFLQVKALDSISKCRSYADTDIGLDGYSETDSFSHQNLGKDCSSDITWSGSFSTCSKQLRHYQAFCHNGTTISIHTFVLVLSEEESRYLAYLEDMYEDKKGQKKVKVRWFHQNQEFACAIPPPPPHPCEVFITPFTQVISVECVDDIATVLTPDHYEKCSNALPASSLVGIRFCFRQYSKNKFKHFDLSTLRGYFSQAVVLSLKIAPESEKDGEMTPGRTKFPKQYERLYSKCLGTKICRGPQADSILPYQILNNKQSPGKRLSIKFIAPQNQLKPTYNAGDRVEILSQDSGIIGCWFRCTVLKSCTNHNKLKVQYDDLQNADDSGRLEETVPASTLALPDKLGLRSPDRLRIRPRPQQSSSVNRAALVPGTAIDVWQFSGWWEGIVVSLDNTAADSLRAYFPGENFFRVCRLQNVRISKDWIKNQWVDIEVKINVLSRIPSDGVGTRQPDNLSSVAVLESSSSAVPEQEQAAIQANSNGDEPVPEQGLKVIKASSNEDKSVPEQGPAAIQTSPNGDKRVPEQGLAAIQASPNGDKPVPEQGLAAIQATSNADKQTEASKQTEVSLTDKTSSILADDEKQTILGKRARDDDAEQDCNGKVGVDVGKT; encoded by the exons ATGGCGAGGGAGGACGGCCCGGAGTTCGTGCGGTGGAGGGAGGAGTTCGTGTCGCAGGAGCGGGGCAGCCGCGTCGTGCACTACTACCTCGACGACGCGGCCGGCGGGTcccacctcgccgtcgtcggcaCCGAGAGGAGCCTGCGCCACATGCTCTACGTGGTCTCCGAGGACTTCCGCGCCGcgtgggggtgcggcggcggcggcgctgatgaCGCCGTGGTGCCGGCGGTGTTTGCGCTCAAGTGGAGGTCGCGCCGCGAGGTGGTGGATTGGCTCGCGTCCTTCCTCCAGGTGAAGGCACTTGACTCGA TCTCAAAATGCAGATCTTATGCGGATACTGACATCGGGTTAGATGGATACAGTGAAACTGATAGCTTTTCGCACCAAAATCTA GGGAAAGACTGCAGCTCAGACATTACATGGTCAGGTTCATTCTCGACGTGTAGCAAGCAGCTTCGGCACTATCAAGCTTTTTGTCACAATGGCACCACAATATCG ATCCACACTTTTGTCCTGGTCTTGTCAGAGGAAGAAAGTCGCTATCTTGCATACTTGGAAGACATGTATGAAGATAAGAAGGGACAGAAGAAGGTCAAAGTGCGGTGGTTTCATCAAAACCAGGAATTTGCCTGTGCTatacctcctcctccccctcatcCTTGTGAAGTTTTCATCACTCCTTTTACACAAGTAATCAGTGTGGAATGTGTTGATGATATTGCAACGGTTTTAACTCCTGATCATTATGAAAAATGCTCCAATGCATTGCCAGCTTCTTCTTTGGTTGGGATCCGTTTCTGCTTTCGCCAGTATAGCAAAAATAAATTCAAGCATTTTGACTTGAGTACACTGCGTGGGTATTTTAGTCAAGCTGTTGTTCTATCCTTGAAAATTGCACCCGAGTCAGAAAAGGATGGTGAAATGACACCTGGGAGGACCAAGTTTCCAAAGCAGTATGAGAGGCTTTACTCAAAATGTTTGGGCACTAAAATCTGTCGAGGTCCACAAGCAGACTCCATACTACCTTATCAGATATTAAATAATAAGCAATCTCCTGGGAAGCGTCTCTCGATCAAGTTTATAGCACCCCAGAATCAACTAAAGCCCACATACAATGCTGGTGACAGAGTAGAGATCTTGTCTCAAGACAGTGGCATTATTGGCTGCTGGTTCAGGTGCACTGTTCTAAAGTCATGTACTAATCATAACAAACTGAAGGTTCAATATGACGATCTCCAAAATGCTGATGACAGTGGGAGATTGGAG GAGACGGTGCCTGCCTCTACATTGGCTCTTCCTGATAAACTGGGACTGAGAAGCCCAGACCGACTAAGAATTAGGCCACGTCCTCAACAAAGTAGTTCTGTTAACCGTGCTGCTTTGGTACCTGGAACTGCTATTGACGTCTGGCAATTTAGTGGCTGGTGGGAAGGAATTGTTGTCAGTTTGGATAACACTGCTGCAGATAGCCTCCGAGCATATTTTCCAG GAGAGAACTTTTTTCGGGTGTGCCGGCTACAGAATGTAAGAATATCAAAAGATTGGATCAAGAACCAATGGGTTGATATTGAAGTAAAGATAAATGTGTTGTCACGAATACCTTCAGATGGTGTTGGAACAAGGCAACCTGATAATTTGTCATCTGTTGCCGTGCTAGAGTCTAGCAGTTCTGCAGTGCCAGAGCAAGAGCAGGCAGCTATCCAAGCAAACTCCAATGGAGATGAACCAGTTCCTGAGCAAGGACTTAAAGTTATCAAGGCAAGCTCCAATGAAGATAAATCAGTGCCTGAGCAAGGGCCTGCAGCTATCCAAACAAGCCCCAATGGAGATAAACGAGTGCCTGAGCAAGGGCTTGCAGCTATCCAAGCAAGCCCCAATGGAGATAAGCCAGTGCCTGAGCAAGGGCTTGCAGCTATTCAAGCAACTTCCAATGCAGATAAACAAACAGAAGCTAGCAAGCAAACTGAGGTTAGTTTGACTGATAAAACCTCCTCCATTCTCGCGGACGATGAGAAACAAACAATTCTAGGGAAGCGTGCTAGAGATGATGATGCTGAACAAGACTGCAATGGGAAAGTAGGTGTAGATGTTGGCAAGACATGA
- the LOC120658520 gene encoding uncharacterized protein LOC120658520 isoform X1: MAREDGPEFVRWREEFVSQERGSRVVHYYLDDAAGGSHLAVVGTERSLRHMLYVVSEDFRAAWGCGGGGADDAVVPAVFALKWRSRREVVDWLASFLQVKALDSKVSKCRSYADTDIGLDGYSETDSFSHQNLGKDCSSDITWSGSFSTCSKQLRHYQAFCHNGTTISIHTFVLVLSEEESRYLAYLEDMYEDKKGQKKVKVRWFHQNQEFACAIPPPPPHPCEVFITPFTQVISVECVDDIATVLTPDHYEKCSNALPASSLVGIRFCFRQYSKNKFKHFDLSTLRGYFSQAVVLSLKIAPESEKDGEMTPGRTKFPKQYERLYSKCLGTKICRGPQADSILPYQILNNKQSPGKRLSIKFIAPQNQLKPTYNAGDRVEILSQDSGIIGCWFRCTVLKSCTNHNKLKVQYDDLQNADDSGRLEETVPASTLALPDKLGLRSPDRLRIRPRPQQSSSVNRAALVPGTAIDVWQFSGWWEGIVVSLDNTAADSLRAYFPGENFFRVCRLQNVRISKDWIKNQWVDIEVKINVLSRIPSDGVGTRQPDNLSSVAVLESSSSAVPEQEQAAIQANSNGDEPVPEQGLKVIKASSNEDKSVPEQGPAAIQTSPNGDKRVPEQGLAAIQASPNGDKPVPEQGLAAIQATSNADKQTEASKQTEVSLTDKTSSILADDEKQTILGKRARDDDAEQDCNGKVGVDVGKT, from the exons ATGGCGAGGGAGGACGGCCCGGAGTTCGTGCGGTGGAGGGAGGAGTTCGTGTCGCAGGAGCGGGGCAGCCGCGTCGTGCACTACTACCTCGACGACGCGGCCGGCGGGTcccacctcgccgtcgtcggcaCCGAGAGGAGCCTGCGCCACATGCTCTACGTGGTCTCCGAGGACTTCCGCGCCGcgtgggggtgcggcggcggcggcgctgatgaCGCCGTGGTGCCGGCGGTGTTTGCGCTCAAGTGGAGGTCGCGCCGCGAGGTGGTGGATTGGCTCGCGTCCTTCCTCCAGGTGAAGGCACTTGACTCGA AAGTCTCAAAATGCAGATCTTATGCGGATACTGACATCGGGTTAGATGGATACAGTGAAACTGATAGCTTTTCGCACCAAAATCTA GGGAAAGACTGCAGCTCAGACATTACATGGTCAGGTTCATTCTCGACGTGTAGCAAGCAGCTTCGGCACTATCAAGCTTTTTGTCACAATGGCACCACAATATCG ATCCACACTTTTGTCCTGGTCTTGTCAGAGGAAGAAAGTCGCTATCTTGCATACTTGGAAGACATGTATGAAGATAAGAAGGGACAGAAGAAGGTCAAAGTGCGGTGGTTTCATCAAAACCAGGAATTTGCCTGTGCTatacctcctcctccccctcatcCTTGTGAAGTTTTCATCACTCCTTTTACACAAGTAATCAGTGTGGAATGTGTTGATGATATTGCAACGGTTTTAACTCCTGATCATTATGAAAAATGCTCCAATGCATTGCCAGCTTCTTCTTTGGTTGGGATCCGTTTCTGCTTTCGCCAGTATAGCAAAAATAAATTCAAGCATTTTGACTTGAGTACACTGCGTGGGTATTTTAGTCAAGCTGTTGTTCTATCCTTGAAAATTGCACCCGAGTCAGAAAAGGATGGTGAAATGACACCTGGGAGGACCAAGTTTCCAAAGCAGTATGAGAGGCTTTACTCAAAATGTTTGGGCACTAAAATCTGTCGAGGTCCACAAGCAGACTCCATACTACCTTATCAGATATTAAATAATAAGCAATCTCCTGGGAAGCGTCTCTCGATCAAGTTTATAGCACCCCAGAATCAACTAAAGCCCACATACAATGCTGGTGACAGAGTAGAGATCTTGTCTCAAGACAGTGGCATTATTGGCTGCTGGTTCAGGTGCACTGTTCTAAAGTCATGTACTAATCATAACAAACTGAAGGTTCAATATGACGATCTCCAAAATGCTGATGACAGTGGGAGATTGGAG GAGACGGTGCCTGCCTCTACATTGGCTCTTCCTGATAAACTGGGACTGAGAAGCCCAGACCGACTAAGAATTAGGCCACGTCCTCAACAAAGTAGTTCTGTTAACCGTGCTGCTTTGGTACCTGGAACTGCTATTGACGTCTGGCAATTTAGTGGCTGGTGGGAAGGAATTGTTGTCAGTTTGGATAACACTGCTGCAGATAGCCTCCGAGCATATTTTCCAG GAGAGAACTTTTTTCGGGTGTGCCGGCTACAGAATGTAAGAATATCAAAAGATTGGATCAAGAACCAATGGGTTGATATTGAAGTAAAGATAAATGTGTTGTCACGAATACCTTCAGATGGTGTTGGAACAAGGCAACCTGATAATTTGTCATCTGTTGCCGTGCTAGAGTCTAGCAGTTCTGCAGTGCCAGAGCAAGAGCAGGCAGCTATCCAAGCAAACTCCAATGGAGATGAACCAGTTCCTGAGCAAGGACTTAAAGTTATCAAGGCAAGCTCCAATGAAGATAAATCAGTGCCTGAGCAAGGGCCTGCAGCTATCCAAACAAGCCCCAATGGAGATAAACGAGTGCCTGAGCAAGGGCTTGCAGCTATCCAAGCAAGCCCCAATGGAGATAAGCCAGTGCCTGAGCAAGGGCTTGCAGCTATTCAAGCAACTTCCAATGCAGATAAACAAACAGAAGCTAGCAAGCAAACTGAGGTTAGTTTGACTGATAAAACCTCCTCCATTCTCGCGGACGATGAGAAACAAACAATTCTAGGGAAGCGTGCTAGAGATGATGATGCTGAACAAGACTGCAATGGGAAAGTAGGTGTAGATGTTGGCAAGACATGA
- the LOC120658567 gene encoding pectinesterase QRT1-like encodes MAAAGRELRCVRAAVVVLLLVAASVPTAAAGADGFITWDDLSIPGAAAAAVAAPRGVSDGRGGVKSRARHDLETIVVSQDGTGHSRTVQGAVDMVPFGNRRRVKILVRPGMYREKVTVPITKPFVSLIGMGTGRTVITWNARAADIDPSGHQVGTFYSASVAIEADYFCASHITFENSAPAAPPGAVGQQAVALRLSGDKTMLYRCRILGTQDTLFDNIGRHYLYNCDIQGSIDFIFGNARSLYQGCTLHAVATGYGAIAASQRSSPAEDSGFSFVGCRLTGSGTLYLGRAWGRYARVVYSYCDLSGIVLPQGWSDWGDRSRTKTVLFGEYSCKGPGASTRQRVPWSRALTYEEARPFLGRSFINGEQWLRL; translated from the exons atggccgccgccgggcgcgagcTACGCTGCGTCCGCGcggccgtcgtcgtcctcctgtTGGTCGCCGCGTCCGTCCCCACGGCAGCAGCCGGCGCGGACGGCTTCATAACGTGGGACGACCTCAGCatcccgggcgccgccgccgccgccgtggccgcgccgcgcggcgtgtcggacggccgcggcggcgtgaagTCCAGAGCACGCCACGACCTGGAGACGATCGTGGTGTCGCAGGACGGGACGGGGCACTCCCGGACCGTGCAGGGCGCCGTCGACATGGTGCCCTTCGGCAACCGGCGCCGCGTCAAGATCCTCGTCAGGCCCGGCATGTACAG GGAGAAGGTGACGGTGCCGATCACGAAGCCCTTCGTGTCGCTCATCGGCATGGGCACCGGCCGCACGGTGATCACCTGGAACGCCAGGGCGGCGGACATCGACCCGTCCGGCCACCAGGTCGGCACCTTCTACTCCGCCTCCGTCGCCATTGAGGCCGACTACTTCTGCGCCAGCCACATCACCTTCGAG AactccgcgccggcggcgccgccgggggcggTCGGGCAGCAGGCGGTGGCGCTGCGGCTGTCCGGCGACAAGACCATGCTGTACAGGTGCAGGATCCTGGGGACGCAGGACACGCTGTTCGACAACATCGGTCGGCACTACCTCTACAACTGCGACATCCAGGGCTCCATCGATTTCATTTTTGGGAACGCGAGGTCCCTGTACCAG GGGTGCACGCTGCACGCGGTGGCGACGGGCTACGGCGCCATCGCGGCGTCgcagcggagctcgccggcggaggACTCCGGGTTCTCGTTCGTGGGGTGCCGGCTCACCGGCTCCGGCACGCTGTACCTGGGCCGGGCGTGGGGCAGGTACGCCAGGGTCGTCTACTCCTACTGCGACCTCAGCGGCATCGTCTTGCCTCAGGGCTGGAGCGACTGGGGCGACCGGTCAAGGACAAA GACGGTTCTGTTCGGGGAGTACAGCTGCAAGGGTCCAGGGGCGAGCACGAGGCAGCGGGTGCCTTGGTCCCGGGCGCTCACCTACGAGGAGGCGCGGCCGTTCCTCGGCCGGAGCTTCATCAACGGCGAGCAGTGGCTCAGGCTGTAG
- the LOC120658633 gene encoding uncharacterized protein LOC120658633, which yields MKAVVDHHHGPHSPTPAAATKISIPISSGEAALFRKGRYKAWALAASALLALWSMFAASVTLRWSSGELAATFGDASDPLIDELDPLEMEQREKLVRRMWDVYTRTGDHVRLPQFWQEAFEAAYEELAGDDTQATDAAISEIARMSVHRPEVEQSWNKN from the exons ATGAAGGCCGTCGTCGATCACCACCACGGCCCCCACTCCcccacgccggcagcggcgaccAAGATCTCGATCCCCATCTCGTCTGGCGAAGCGGCTCTGTTCAGGAAGGGCAGGTACAAGGCGTGGGCCCTCGCAGCCAGCGCGCTCCTCGCGCTCTGGTCCATGTTCGCCGCTTCCGTCACCCTGCGCTGGTCCTCCGGGGAGCTCGCCGCTACGTTCGGGGACGCGAGCGATCCGCTCATCGACGAACTTGATCCCCTC GAGATGGAGCAAAGGGAAAAGCTAGTGCGCCGGATGTGGGATGTCTACACACGCACGGGCGATCACGTTCGGCTTCCACAGTTCTGGCAGGAAGCATTTGAGGCTGCATATGAGGAGCTTGCGGGTGATGACACGCAGGCTACTGATGCGGCTATATCTGAGATTGCTCGCATGTCAGTCCATAGGCCTGAGGTTGAGCAGTCGTGGAATAAGAATTAG